The sequence below is a genomic window from Vibrio spartinae.
CTATCGGTGTCCAATTTATGTTTCTGTCGGCTTTGGGATTTGCCCTCATGACGGCATGTGTCAAAGCGACCAATCAGTATGGTATTCCCGTTTTCGAAATTGTTGCTGCCCGAGCACTCGTATCGCTGATCATCAGCTACATCGATGTCAAGCGTAAGAAAATCTCAATTTGGGGCAACAATAAACCGTTGCTGTTTGCCCGGGGCGCTGTCGGTACAGTCGCTCTGATGTGCGTCTATTATTCTGTCACCACACTCCCTTTGGCTGAAGCAACGATTTTACAATATGTCCATCCGGTGTTTACGGCGCTGTTAGCCGTGTTTTTCTTAAGAGAAAGGGTTCAACCGGCAACCATTCTCTGTATTTTGACCTGTCTGCTCGGGCTCTATTTTATCCTACAGTCTGATATATCCTCAGATTCAACCACACCACTCCCCTTGTTGAGCGTCGCATTCGCACTGATGGGCGCATTCGGCAGTTCAATCGCTTATGTCATCGTCAAAAAACTGAGCACGACTGAAGACAGCTCAGTCATTATTTTTTATTTCCCGCTGGTTGCACTCCCGATCGCGTCTTTGCTGATTGGTGATGATTTCGTCTGGCCTGATTTCAATATCACTATTTTACTGATTTTGGTTGGTATATTTACTCAGGTGGGTCAATACGGCCTGACCAAAGCGATGCAGACTCAGGATGCAGGCCGCGCAGCAGCATTCGCTTATGTACAGATTGTTATCTCCGTGCTTATCGGTATCGCTGTATTTGATGAAATCCCATCAATCTGGACGTTGATCGGCGGTATTCTCATCGTCTCCGGTGCACTGATTAACTTGTTCGGACAGCGGTTAAGACTCGCTCGGAGTTGAGTAATATCGGTGAGAAAAAGCGCTGACGTGTGGTGAAAAAGCAATCTTGTGAGGGGGATACAAATTTCCCCTCGCTAACGGGTGATCGCACCGCTATGATGATAGAACGACGCTGAGGAGATTCCTCAATATCATCAGGGATATCCGATATCATGAGATTGATTTCACTGGCTGTGTTGCTACTGCTTAACTTGCCCACATCGGCTCATGCCACAGACTCATCGACAGCGCCATGGTCGCTTTATAAAACACATGGCAGCGTCAAAATATACAGCCACAAAACGGCAACGGATCATAGAGAGGTCAAAGCGGTCGCCATTGTTAAAGCGATTCCCGGTGCATTAGTGGCCTTATTGCATGATGCACAACGTGGCCCCGAATGGATTGCAAACTGCCATCAGGTTGTGATTGAAACCAAATCCGCTCATGAACGAATTATCCATGTCTATTATAATGCGCCCTGGCCTGTTGAAGATCGGGACATGGTGATTGATTCCGTGATTCATTATGATCCGCAAGCCCAACGATTAACGATTAGTGTGCAGGATGTGGGTGATCAATATCCTCTGGAACGAAATTATGTGCGCATGAAACATGTCAGTGGTGAGTGGCAAGCAATTCGACTGAACGACCAGCAGACTCAGATCTCGTATCAAGGTCAGGGGCGTGCTGCCGGTCATATTCCGCTCTGGCTGGAAAATAAACTATTATTGAGTTCTACTTATGAGACTTTCTTAAATATGACCACTGTGATTGAAGAAAAAGTCTATCAAGTCCCGCTTCCCCATTCATCAGTCGCATTATTGACGAACTAAATCCCTAACCACGTCGTAATTGATGATGGGTTATTACCGGGTTTTCAGAGACAGCCGCCTGTTCAGAAATCTGCTCTTGTTCCTGCGGCTCGTCTTCCGCAGAAGAAAACAGATAGGTCAGAAATCCGACACTTGCCATATAAAGACTGGCAGCAATAATGGCGGTAATCAGGATGATTTTTTTTAACCACTGCATGGTTGTTCTCGTAAAATTAAATCGGTAGCAAACCATACCAAACTGGATAGAAATTGAAAGCGTTTCATCATTCCTCAAACGGTTCTCAGCAGATTGAATCAAGAATCGGTCACAATCCGTCACATAACTGACAACGAACGATACATTTTATGAGGGTCTATCACGTTATCATTCAACTATATGCATTTTTATTGAATGCATGCTGGCATATATATTGATAAAACCATGGAAGTCATAGATATAATAAGCGATTCATATCATTTATCCATTTTATGAATATATCAGCCAGTTTTTCCTCAAAATGACGATATTTTTATCTAACAACAAGACCACAAAAAATGAAAAAAATTATTTACAGTACAATCCTGAGCATGTCACTCGTTGCCTGTGGTGGTTCCGATGGCGATGGGTCATATTCCCCCGTCAATTACCAATCCAATGGATTAGGATTCAATGATATTACCAATGGTTTCGATGTCGCCATCCACTTATATAATCAATTGAATGAAAAACAAATTGAAAAAGGCAATATCACAGTGACATTCGACTTGAATCATAATTCAACATTCGATGATGGTGACATTCGGATTAAAGTCGGGAATACATCAAAAGTCCCCAATATTTACTATGAGACAAACTGGACGGGTGGCGACTTTATTGTCGAATATAATAAAGCAGGGACAATCATGTCCGTGCGGCCAAACAGTGGTGTCATTGTCGGAAGTAATAACATTCTGACCAATGATATCGGTTCGGTCGCCTATCGACTTACAACATTCAACGGTGGTTTTGTCAGTAATTATCTGATTTTCAGGATCAACCGCGCCTTCACGGCAACACATGCAGATGTCCCACTGATCAAACAAAGCTTAAACCTCATTTCCAGTGCAACACCATTTAATATTGAGTTCAGCGATGGCGTCAGTAGTGCTGATTATATCCCCGCTAAAGATGTATTCAGCCAAGGCACTTTTACGGATAACCCATATGATTACACGGGAAATAACAACGAAGTTGATCTTAAATCAATCAGCATTCGCAATATCTGATTGCTGATTCTCGTACCTTGAAGAGTCTGAGAATTTGAAGTGAAAATGATTCAATGATGATCATGAGATGAGTGATGCTGTATCAGCCAGTAAAAAAGCCTCTGAACAGAGGCTTTTTTTATCACGGACAGGTTTTATTTCTCGGCTTCTGCGATTTTGACCTTCCATACATCCGGGCCGGTCTGGTGCGCGTTAACACCATGAGAATCAACCGCCACTGTCACCGGCATATCTTCGACGTCAAATTCGTAGATAGCTTCCATGCCCAGTTCTTCAAATGCCACAACACGGGCTTTCTTAATGGCTTTGGCAACGAGGTAAGCAGCACCACCGACAGCCATCAGATAAACCGCTTGATGGTTTTTGATCGATTCAACCGTTGCCGCACCGCGTTCCGCTTTACCAATCATGCCCATCACACCCACATCATCAAGCATCATATCGGTAAACTTGTCCATGCGTGTTGACGTTGTCGGACCCGCAGGGCCAACAACTTCATCGCCCACAGCATCAACCGGCCCAACGTAATAGATAAACTTACCTTTCAGGTCAACACCTTCAGGTAAACCTTCACCATTGTTTAGCATGGTTTGAATACGTTTATGTGCCGCATCACGTCCGGTCAGAATCTTGCCTGACAACAATAGGGTTTCACCGGTTTTCCATTCACGGACATCTTCTTTCGTGACCTGATCAAGGTTAACGCGACGCGTGTTTTCACCCGCTTCCCACGTAATATCCGGCCAATCTTCCAACTTAGGCGGAACAAACTCAGCCGGGCCGTTGCCATCGAGCGTGAAATGAATATGACGTGTGGCTGCACAGTTCGGAATCAGACACACAGGCTTCGATGCTGCATGTGTCGGCGCGGTTTTGATCTTCACATCAACTACCGTGGTTAAGCCGCCCAGCCCTTGTGCACCAATTCCTAAACGATTCACCCGGTTGAAAATATCCAGACGCAACTCTTCTTCGGCATTTTGTGGGCCGCGATCAATCAGCTCTTGAATATCGATATGTTCCATCAAGGATTCTTTTGCCAGTACAGCGGCTTTTTCTGCTGTACCACCGATACCGATACCGAGCATTCCCGGCGGACACCAGCCGGCACCCATTGCTGGTAACGTTTTTTCGACCCACTCCGCAATATCATCTGACGGATTGAGCATCGCCATTTTCGTTTTGTTTTCAGAGCCGCCCCCTTTGGCAGCAATCTGAATCTCAACCTGATCACCGGGAACCATGTTGATATGAACAACCGCGGGTGTATTGTCACGGCTATTGATCCGTTTCCCGGCTGGGTCGTGCAATACCGATGCCCGCAGTGGATTTTCCGGATTGGTATATGCCTGACGAACCCCTTCATCAACCATTTCCTGAACGGTCATATCACCTTCCCACTGGACATTCATACCGATATTGACAAAACAAGTCACGATACCCGTGTCCTGACAGATTGGACGGTGTCCTTCCGCAGACATGCGCGAGTTAATCAGAATCTGGGCGATCGCATCTTTCGCGGCCTGACTCTCTTCGCGGTCATAGGCTTTCTTTAACGCCTGAACAAAATCAAGCGGATGGTAATAAGAGATATACTGAAGCGCATCAGCCACACTACTGATGAGATCTTCTTTCCGAATTAGTGTCATTGCTTACCTCATTCTATTTATACTTCCGGGGCCATTTCAGACAACAGAAAATTTGATTATAAACCGATCAAATACTGTCATTTACCGGAGATTTCACTAGCTTATATTAGATATAGTTATTGCTTTTTATGATACGCTTGGTTGCACCAACAAGCCATGCGACGATTGGACTTTTCGTCACAGTTTATACAAATGAATAGCCATGAATAATGCCCCGGATCAATACATTGAACACAAGTCACTCACATATCATCCTCAGCTCGCTATTGAGTATTTCTCTCGTATTGAACATCTGCCTTGGTCGATGCTGCTGCGCTCTCCGGCGGAACATACCGACAGTCGCTACGATATCCTCGTAGCTCAGCCCGTTGTCACGCTAAAAACACAAGGCGCCGTGACTCAGATTCAAACAAGTGACGGCTACACCTCATCACCGGACGACCCGTTCGAACTGCTGACACACTACCAAAATCAATACGCCCCGGCCCTTGATGAAATCACTGCCTATCCGTTTGTCGGTGGCGCACTGGGCTACTTTGCTTATGATTTGGGACGGTGTGTCGAGCAATTACCCGAGCAAGCTGCACAAGATATTTCTCTGCCGGAAATGGCGGTTGGTATTTATCGCTGGGCACTGGTTGTCGATCATCGTCAGCAAACTGCAACATTGGTCGGAACCGGAACAGACGCCGCAGCGCAATGGCTCAATGCCCAACAAGCCGTTGAACAGCCCCCTTTTCGTTTGACATCCGACTGGCAAGCGAACATGACGGCGCATGAGTACCGCGATAAAATCAACGCCATTCATGAATATCTGCATTCGGGAGACTGCTATCAGGTCAACCTGACTCAGCGCTTTCAAGCCGGTTATACCGGCAGTGAATGGCAAGCCTATCAACAATTAGAAAATGAAAACCGGGCACCTTTTTCGGCTTATCTCCGCATTGAAGAAGGCGTCATTTTAAGTATCTCTCCGGAACGTTTTCTACAATATAAAGCACCGGTCATTGAGACCAAGCCCATTAAAGGCACGATGCCGCGTAGTACAGAGCAGGCTCTTGACCAGCAATATGCACAAGCATTAGCCACATCGGAAAAAGATCAATCCGAGAACCTGATGATTGTTGATTTATTACGCAATGACATCGGTCGGGTGGCCAAACCGGGCAGTGTCCATGTCCCAACATTATTTGCAATTGAAAGTTTTCCGGCGGTTCACCATTTGGTCAGTACCATCCAAGCGGAGTTAGACGCCCGTTACACCGCCGCGGATTTGCTGCGCGCCTGTTTTCCGGGCGGTTCCATTACCGGTGCGCCGAAAATCCGGGCGATGGAAATCATTGAAGAGTTGGAACCCCAGCGCAGAAGTGTTTATTGCGGAAGTATCGGTTATATCAGCCGCGATGGTCAGATGGATACCAGTATTACCATTCGCACGCTGATCGCCACAAATCAGCAGCTTTATGTCTGGGCTGGCGGTGGTATCGTCGCTGATAGTGAGTGTGCCAGCGAATATCAGGAAACATTTGATAAACTGAGCCGGATATTACCTGTATTATCATCATAATCTGCCACGACGAGACTGAAGATGCATCTGACCCGAACAACGATATTAAGAGATTTTCAACTCCGTCAGCCGAGTGACTATGCCTCGGAATCATTATCGCGGACCAAGCATCTTTCCGGGCAAAACTTACGCAAAGCAGCCGTATTGGTTGCTTTTGTCGAACGATCAACGGGATTAAATGTCATTTTTACCAAACGTGCAGCGCATCTGAAACATCATCCGAGTCAGGTCAGCTTCCCCGGTGGCAAATGTGAACGATGGGATGAATCCGTCTACGCAACCGCGATCCGAGAAGCACACGAAGAGATAGGTCTGACTCAACAGCAGGTTGAGTTAATTGGCTGCATGCCGGAATTAACAACCGTCAGCCGCTTCTCGGTAACCCCCGTCGTGGCATTTGCATCCCCCCGCTATCAAGTCACGATTGACCCAAATGAAGTCGCAGAAGTCTTTGAAGTACCGGCTGATTATTTGCTCCACCCCCGTAATCTTCACCATGCAACGTTTGTCCTGAAACATGCCCGACACCGGGTGTTTGCCATCCCCTACCAACGACATTTTATATGGGGCGTCACTGCTCAGATCGTCCATGCATTACAAAAACAGATACCAATACATACCGCCAGCCCATAACTTGGAAGCACAGTAGAAATTGTGCGCTGAGTATAGTATAAGCATCTGCGCCACCAATCAGTTACATATCATCCGCCCCTTTTTAAAGCGTGATTGAACAACGCTTATCCAGATAGTTTGGAATAACACGATGAACAAAAAATATTTTTTACTCCTCCCGCTATGTTTCGCCCCTCTCTATGCCAACGCAGCAGAAGGAAAAGGCACCTACTACATGGGGTATCTGCATGAAGATATGAATCAAAGCGGTGTATTTGAACTCGGGGTCCGCGTCCCTTACTCCCAGTTTACCGAATTCAATGTCGCTGCGATGTGGTTTGCTCATGATCAAAACCTTTATGAAGGGATCAACGCCGGATTTAATCTCACCACTGGCACTCCTGTCTTAAAAGCCTATGTGGGAACAGGCCTGTTTGGCGGACAAAATAAAATGTGCGATAAAAGCTATAACAATGTGAGCAACAGTTATGATTACCAAAACTGCGATGCAGATCTGACTGTCGGGATTTATCCAGAGGTCGGTGTCGAGCTGTCACTCTTCGGCCTGAAAGTGGCAACCTATGCTCGCTATTATAAAACGGCAAACCGCGGTAAAAATGAGTACAGCATGTATGGTGCATACATCGGCCTCAATTTTTAGCATTTTGAAGCAGTTCATAGATAGTAAAAATAACCACAGATTAAGTAGATTATCAGTTGTGCAGGCAGGGGGAGTCATGTACTCTCCCTGCGCAATTTCAACCTGCTCAGACCGAGTTAATTCGCGTCATTCAGGATGAAATAATCATTTATTGTTATTTTTTGATATAAGCTGTTTGTGAGTAAGCCATCTATGATTAGTGTTTTTGAGATTTTTAAAATCGGCATAGGGCCGTCAAGCTCTCATACGGTAGGGCCAATGAAGGCCGGAAAACAGTTCATTGACGAGCTATACCAGAAAGCAATTTTACCCAATGTAACGAAGATTACGGTTGATGTTTATGGCTCTCTGTCGTTGACAGGGAAAGGCCACCAAACCGATACCGCAACCATTCTCGGTCTAGCCGGGTATAGCCCCGAATCTGTAGAAATCGATCAGATTCCCCATTTTATCCGCCAAGTCGAACAGACAGAGAAACTCCCTATCGTCTGCTATGACTATCAAGTCGATTTTCTCAAAGCCGATGGGATGACATTCCACACCAGTAATCTGTCTCTGCATGAGAATGGCATGAAAATTCATGCTTGGCAGCATGATGAGTGCCTCTACTCCAAGACGTATTACTCAATCGGCGGTGGATTCATTGTCGATGAAGAAAATTTTGGGCTGTCAATCGAATCATCTGACGAGGTGCCCTACCCTTATATCAGTGCCTCAGAATTGGTCAGCCAGTGTCGTGAATCGGGGTTATCCATCAGCACTCTGGTGTTAGAGAATGAAAAAGCACTGCGCTCCCAAGAAGCGATTCATGCACACCTGAACAAAGTCTGGCAGACCATGAAAGACTGTATCGCCAGAGGCATGAAAACTGAAGGTATTCTTCCCGGACCATTGCGAGTCCCCCGACGTTCAGCGGCACTCAACCAACAACTGCAAACGTCAGAACGAACATCCAACGATCCGATGGCCGTGATCGACTGGGTGAACATGTATGCCTTTGCCGTCAACGAAGAAAATGCTGCCGGCGGACGCGTGGTCACAGCACCGACCAATGGTGCTTGCGGCATCGTCCCGGCGGTGCTGGCCTACTACGATAAGTTTATTCAGACCGTGCATGAACAGGATTATATTCGCTATCTGGCAACGACGGGCGCCATTGGCGGACTCTACAAACGCAATGCATCGATCTCAGGCGCAGAAGTCGGTTGTCAGGGCGAGGTCGGTGTCGCCTGCTCCATGGCCGCAGCGGGGTTGGCAGAGCTGTTAGGCGCTAGTCCGGAACAAGTCTGTATGGCCGCAGAAATTGCCATGGAACATAACCTTGGTCTGACGTGTGATCCGGTTGCCGGTCAGGTACAAGTGCCTTGTATCGAAAGGAATGGCATCGCAGCGGTCAAAGCCATCAATGCAACACGTATGGCGCTGAGACGCTCTTCTGCACCACGGGTGTCTCTGGATAAAGTGATCGAAACTATGCTCGAAACCGGTAAAGATATGAATGCAAAATATCGTGAAACGTCACAAGGTGGCCTCGCGGTCAAAGTCACTTGCTAAATGCCACTTGCTAAATGCCACTGGCTAAAATGTCACTGGCGCTAAGCCTCACCAATCAAACCGGATACTGAGCTGACCGGACGCACCAACTAAAACGCCCTTCATGATGAAGGGCGTTTTTAATCACTTAAATAACCTAAACCTAAATAACCTAAATAACCTAAATAACAATGCATTAAGCCATTGGCTAACGCATTATTCTCCGCGATAAACGCATCCGGCCGTACAGGTCTCTTTCACTTCGAGCTGGCTGAGCAATGGCAAAGTTGGTTTCAATTCATGCCAGATCCAACGAGCCAGCACTTCACTGGTCGGATTCTCCAACCCTTCAATCTCATTCAAATAATAATGATCGAGGCGTTGATAAATCGGTTTAAACGCAGCCTTGATGTCTGCAAAATCGATGACCCAGCCAGTCTGAGGATCAACCTCGCCCTCAACGCTAACCCGAACCAGAAAAGAGTGCCCATGAAGACGTCCACATTTGTGGCCTTCAGGCACATAAGGCAGATGATGGGCGGCTTCAAATGTAAACTCTTTATATATGATCATCTTAAACTCTATAAATATCAATAACTTAAAATAAAAACAAACAAGTTATTATACGCGAAAACGCGCTATTGTCACATGCTAAAATTGTACAAACGAATATAATCCTCAGTTGCTTCCGTCAACGGCTGCAAAATGACATAAAAAAATCCCCGGACTATTTTGCCCGGGGATTGATGCATTCAAATGTGATAACTGTATTGCAGCGTTCGCGCAATCTAACACCGTTTAGTGATCAATACTCAACCATGACATCACCCTGCGGCACACTGCAACACGACAGGATATATCCCTCTTCAACATCTTCGTCAGTGATCCCACCGTTGTGCGTCATCTCAACATCACCTTTCAGTTTTTTCACCTTACAGGTACCGCAGATCCCCATCCCGCAAGCTTTCGGAATCGTCAGCCCCACTTTGGCAGCAGCCGAGTGCACGGTTTCTCCCGGTGCAATCTGGACGGTTTTGTCACTGGCTGTAAACACGACTTCAATCATTTCACTTGGGAGAATCGCTTCTGCTTCTTCAGCAGCAACTTCCGCATCGTGAGCCGCCTGCTCTTCAACGACATCCGGGGTCGCACCGAAGGCTTCTTCATGATAATTGCGCATGTCAAAGCCAGCATTTTCCAGCATCGCACGCACAGCCTTCATGTATGGCGTCGGCCCACAACAGAAAATTTCTCGCTCCATAAAATCAGGTGCCATCATTTTCAGTTTAATTTCATCGAAAAAGCCCCGGTATCCTGACCAGTTCTGTCCTGACTCCAACCTTTCACAAATCAGATGTAAGTTGAAGTTAGAAATTCGCGAAGACATAAACTCCAGCTCCCGGTGGAAGATCACATCCCGAGGCGTTCTGGCGCTATGCACAAACACAATATTGACATCAGTGTTGGTATCATACGCCCAGCGTGCCATCGACATCACCGGCGTAATCCCCACCCCACCGGATAACAGCAAAATCTTTTCTGCCGGGAAATCAATGCTATTGAAGTTGCCGACCGGACCGTGAACGGCCAGCTCAAACCCTTCGTCCATATTGTCATGCAACCAATTTGACACCAACCCACCGGGAACACGTTTTACCGTAATAGAGAAACTATAAGGCACAGACGGCGGGCTGGATATCGTATATGAACGGAAGATCTGTTCACCTGCAATCTCAAGTTCTAATGTGACGAATTGACCCGGTTTAAAAAAGAACATAATCGGCTGATCAGCCATAAAACAGAATGTTTTGGTATCCCACGTTTCTTGTATCGCCTTCACACATCTCACAACATGACGACCGTTGCTCCATGTTTGTGTCGTAACGGGAATAAATGAATTGCTAATGGCTGGTGTGTTGTTCGGGGTATTCATATCCGGCATCTCCGCAACGGTGTTATATAGTTATATCCCTCCATGGAGGTTGATCGTATTGTTCAGGTATACGCAAAAATACATTTATCTCTCAACGACGTCCTATTGTCTAATACAGTCATTTATTTTGATTTTTTTTTCTCTTTGTCTCAAACAGCATCATTCGATGTCGTGTATAGACTCTTCTCAAATAATGTAAACGTGCACGATAAGCAAAGACACTCGCTCATTCCCTTATTTTTTTAAGGGCGGGGATTGAGGTGTGTAGCAAGGAAGCCCAGATCGGGTATAAAACTAACCCCCAGAAAAGAAGATTGAAGCAATGACACAGAATGATTTACTCAATATTAGCTATGCAAGTTTGGATATAGCCCGCGATAAAATGACCGAACTACTGAGTGAACGTCAACCGAATTACTCATTACCACGTCCCTTATATAATGATCCGTTGATGTTCCGGGTTGATGTAGAAGAGATCTTCCAAAAAGAGTGGTTGTTTGTCGGGATGACCAGTGAGATCCCCAGTAAAGGAGACTATTTTACTGTTGAAATTGCTCAAAACCCGGTTCTGATTGTTCGCGATGCCGATGGTTCTGTGAATGCGTTTCACAATACCTGCCGACATCGTGGTTCACGCATTTGTCTCGAACATCGGGGAAAAGTTGCCAATCTTGTCTGTCCTTATCACCAATGGACATACAACACCAAAGGCAATTTGCTCTTTGCCGGCACAGAAATGGGGGATGATTTTGACATGTCAAAACATAAGCTCCACGCAGTTCACTGTAAAACTGCGGGCGGCTTTATTTTCATCTGTCTTGGTGAAAATCCCCCTGAATCTGACTTCGATGAATTTCTGGCAACCCTCGAAGAATACATGGAACCGTATGATGTCGAAAACACCAAGCTAGCGGTTGAGTCAAACATGTATGAAAAAGCTAACTGGAAGCTGGTCCTGGAAAACAACCGTGAGTGTTATCACTGTTCCGGAAGCCATCCAGAGCTATTGAATACGCTGCTGGAATGGGATGATACCAATGATCCTCGCGCCTCAGCAGAATTCCTTGCCCACTACCAGCGCATGGCAAACGAATGGGATGCTGAGAAAATCCCGCATGAGCACAAAAACTTCGGGGCTCGTAACCGTCTGGTTCGTATGCCACTCAAGGAAGGCACTGAAGTGATGACCATTGATGGTAACCACGGTTGTGAGAAACTACTGGGACGAATTAAGAACCGTCAACTCGGCTCGCTCCGTATCCTGCATTTGCCTAACTCGTGGAACCACATGCAAAGTGACCATTTTATTGTCTTTCGTGTCTTGCCGATTTCAGCACAGGAAAGTCTGGTCACCACCAAATGGTTCGTGCACAAAGATGCGCTCGAAGGTCAGGACTATGATCCGGAGCGGCTACGTCAGGTTTGGGATGCAACCAATGATCAGGACCGAATTCTGGGAGAGGAGAACCAACGCGGCATTAATTCACTTGCTTATCAACCGGGACCTTATTCACAAACCTTTGAATTTGGCGTAATTAACTTTGTCGATTGGTATTCGGATAGCGTATTGAATAACCTAAAAGAGAAATAATCCTGCTCATTCGTTTATTTCGTTTTCGAGCCGCAATCGCGGCTCGTCTTGAAAGGAAGTATGACAAGGAATGAGAACACATCAACACCCCACCCTATTTAAGTTTTTATGACATTAGATATATATGAGTCAAATTGCACTACAGGCGAGTGACAGCGATTGAGTGATAAATATTTCTCGAATAGAGCGGTTCACAGACTTTACCAACGTAGTCTGCACGTAACATGATATAACTCATATTTGGATAGAAATTAGTTAGATACATTCGGTTAAAAATAAGAGCAGACCAAAAAATAAAAATATCTCGTCAAATTCGATAATAATAATAAGTTGCTCAGGCTCGGGGAGTGATTTTATAAGAAAGAGTGACTTTATGAGAAAAGTTCAAAGGTTTTAGCCAGATATGGTAGCCACCATATCTGTGACTGGATTAAAAAACATTACTTTTAGAGGATTTCAGAATTGTTCCAATAACGCTGATAAATTGTGAATAATTTGCAGTATTAATATGAATTCAAATTAGTATAAGCTATATAAACGCAGTGATACAAATCACGAATTCTTGTTTACTTCCTTTAATTTTAAAAATGAATTAGTTATAACTCACATTAAATAAGCGACGCATCATTAGATGCAAACGGGCGTGTTACTGCTAAGCAGGCAAGACCTGGAATGGACAAGAAATTGTCTTTCCAGGTCTTTTTTTTGTCAAAAAAAAGGATAACTGATGAACTACGAGAATTTAACAAAGTCCATCTTGGAGTATGTCGGCGGTAAAGAAAATATATCGAGTGCTTTACATTGCTCGACTAGACTCCGATTGGAACTTAAAAACTCTTCTAATGCTGACTTAGAAAAAATAAAGACAATCCCAGGAGTTATGGGCGCTGTATATAGTGGAGGTCAATGCCAAATTATTATAGGAAACAATGTAAGTACTGTTTTTCAAAACCTAACTGATTCTATTGGTGGTAGCATTGAGAAAACAGAGATTAAATCAGAAAAAATGGACCTTTCATTTAAAGGAATATTTAATAAATTTGCAGCTGTAGTAACTGGTATTTTTCAACCGATTATACCTGCAATAGCAGCTTCAGGAATGTTAAAAGCATTACTTCTGCTCTCAG
It includes:
- a CDS encoding DMT family transporter, whose product is MKSPQQPIFPIGVQFMFLSALGFALMTACVKATNQYGIPVFEIVAARALVSLIISYIDVKRKKISIWGNNKPLLFARGAVGTVALMCVYYSVTTLPLAEATILQYVHPVFTALLAVFFLRERVQPATILCILTCLLGLYFILQSDISSDSTTPLPLLSVAFALMGAFGSSIAYVIVKKLSTTEDSSVIIFYFPLVALPIASLLIGDDFVWPDFNITILLILVGIFTQVGQYGLTKAMQTQDAGRAAAFAYVQIVISVLIGIAVFDEIPSIWTLIGGILIVSGALINLFGQRLRLARS
- a CDS encoding SRPBCC family protein gives rise to the protein MRLISLAVLLLLNLPTSAHATDSSTAPWSLYKTHGSVKIYSHKTATDHREVKAVAIVKAIPGALVALLHDAQRGPEWIANCHQVVIETKSAHERIIHVYYNAPWPVEDRDMVIDSVIHYDPQAQRLTISVQDVGDQYPLERNYVRMKHVSGEWQAIRLNDQQTQISYQGQGRAAGHIPLWLENKLLLSSTYETFLNMTTVIEEKVYQVPLPHSSVALLTN
- a CDS encoding fumarate hydratase, whose product is MTLIRKEDLISSVADALQYISYYHPLDFVQALKKAYDREESQAAKDAIAQILINSRMSAEGHRPICQDTGIVTCFVNIGMNVQWEGDMTVQEMVDEGVRQAYTNPENPLRASVLHDPAGKRINSRDNTPAVVHINMVPGDQVEIQIAAKGGGSENKTKMAMLNPSDDIAEWVEKTLPAMGAGWCPPGMLGIGIGGTAEKAAVLAKESLMEHIDIQELIDRGPQNAEEELRLDIFNRVNRLGIGAQGLGGLTTVVDVKIKTAPTHAASKPVCLIPNCAATRHIHFTLDGNGPAEFVPPKLEDWPDITWEAGENTRRVNLDQVTKEDVREWKTGETLLLSGKILTGRDAAHKRIQTMLNNGEGLPEGVDLKGKFIYYVGPVDAVGDEVVGPAGPTTSTRMDKFTDMMLDDVGVMGMIGKAERGAATVESIKNHQAVYLMAVGGAAYLVAKAIKKARVVAFEELGMEAIYEFDVEDMPVTVAVDSHGVNAHQTGPDVWKVKIAEAEK
- the pabB gene encoding aminodeoxychorismate synthase component 1, encoding MNNAPDQYIEHKSLTYHPQLAIEYFSRIEHLPWSMLLRSPAEHTDSRYDILVAQPVVTLKTQGAVTQIQTSDGYTSSPDDPFELLTHYQNQYAPALDEITAYPFVGGALGYFAYDLGRCVEQLPEQAAQDISLPEMAVGIYRWALVVDHRQQTATLVGTGTDAAAQWLNAQQAVEQPPFRLTSDWQANMTAHEYRDKINAIHEYLHSGDCYQVNLTQRFQAGYTGSEWQAYQQLENENRAPFSAYLRIEEGVILSISPERFLQYKAPVIETKPIKGTMPRSTEQALDQQYAQALATSEKDQSENLMIVDLLRNDIGRVAKPGSVHVPTLFAIESFPAVHHLVSTIQAELDARYTAADLLRACFPGGSITGAPKIRAMEIIEELEPQRRSVYCGSIGYISRDGQMDTSITIRTLIATNQQLYVWAGGGIVADSECASEYQETFDKLSRILPVLSS
- a CDS encoding CoA pyrophosphatase, with translation MHLTRTTILRDFQLRQPSDYASESLSRTKHLSGQNLRKAAVLVAFVERSTGLNVIFTKRAAHLKHHPSQVSFPGGKCERWDESVYATAIREAHEEIGLTQQQVELIGCMPELTTVSRFSVTPVVAFASPRYQVTIDPNEVAEVFEVPADYLLHPRNLHHATFVLKHARHRVFAIPYQRHFIWGVTAQIVHALQKQIPIHTASP
- a CDS encoding L-serine ammonia-lyase, which gives rise to MISVFEIFKIGIGPSSSHTVGPMKAGKQFIDELYQKAILPNVTKITVDVYGSLSLTGKGHQTDTATILGLAGYSPESVEIDQIPHFIRQVEQTEKLPIVCYDYQVDFLKADGMTFHTSNLSLHENGMKIHAWQHDECLYSKTYYSIGGGFIVDEENFGLSIESSDEVPYPYISASELVSQCRESGLSISTLVLENEKALRSQEAIHAHLNKVWQTMKDCIARGMKTEGILPGPLRVPRRSAALNQQLQTSERTSNDPMAVIDWVNMYAFAVNEENAAGGRVVTAPTNGACGIVPAVLAYYDKFIQTVHEQDYIRYLATTGAIGGLYKRNASISGAEVGCQGEVGVACSMAAAGLAELLGASPEQVCMAAEIAMEHNLGLTCDPVAGQVQVPCIERNGIAAVKAINATRMALRRSSAPRVSLDKVIETMLETGKDMNAKYRETSQGGLAVKVTC